The Thermithiobacillus tepidarius DSM 3134 genome segment CGGCGGGCGCGGCCCTGGATGCCGGCTTCAACCGCCTCTACACCTGGCATTTCCTGCGCAGCCTCAAGCCCAATGCAGCCGCCCGCCTGCGTCGCTTTCCCGAGCTCTTCGACGCCCGGGCCCTGCGCCGTGCGCGTACCCTGCGCGCCTTCGACGATACCGTGACCGCGCCCCTGCACGGCTTTCTCGGGGTGGACGACTATTGGCGCCGCGCATCCAGCAAGCCCCACCTGCCGCACATTCGAGTGCCGACCCTGCTGCTCAACGCCCTGGACGATCCCTTCTGCCCCGCCGACGCCCTGCCCGGGTCGGCTGACGTATCCGAGCAGGTGCGCTTGGACTACCAATCTGCCGGGGGGCACGTGGGGTTCGTGGCGGGGGCGTTTCCGGGGCATTTGCAGTGGCTGCCAGCGCATTTGCTGGGGTATTTCGAGGGGGTGCTCGGGAGCTGAGCGGGACGCCTCGTCCGTTCACAGCCTCCGATTCAGCACGCACCTCCCGCTTGTGCTATGTTATGGTTTTTGCACACCCCGAGCCCCCATGCTGAATACCCTGATCCGACAAATCCTTACCAGCCGCGTCTACGACGTGGCCCGGGAGACGCCGCTGGAGGCGGCCGCTAATCTGTCGCGCCGGCTGCACAACGCGGTGTCGTTCAAACGCGAGGACCTGCAGCCCGTGTTCAGCTTCAAGCTGCGCGGCGCCTACAACATGATCGCCCACTTGCGCGAGGCGGAGCGGACGCGGGGGGTGATCACGGCGAGCGCCGGCAATCACGCCCAGGGGGTGGCCTTCTCGGCCCAGCGGCTGGGCATCCGGGCCGTCATCGTCATGCCGCAGACCACCCCGGAGATCAAGGTGGACGCCGTGCGCGCCTATGGCGCCGAGGTGGTGCTGGCGGGCGACAGCTATTCGGACGCCAAGGCGCATTGCGACCGGCTGGTGGCGGAAACGGGGCTGACCTTCATCCCTCCTTTCGACGATCCGCTGGTGATCGCCGGCCAGGGCACCATCGGCGACGAGATCCTGCGCCAGAGCCACGGCCATCTGGACGCCGTCTTTGTGCCCGTAGGAGGGGGCGGGCTGATTGCCGGGGTGGCCGGCTTTCTCAAGGTGCTGATGCCGCAGGTGCGCATCATCGGCGTGGAGCCCTTCGAGGCCGACGCCATGTACCAGTCCCTGCAGGCTGGCCGGCGCATCGCCCTGGATCAGGTGGGCATCTTCGCCGACGGTGTGGCAGTGCGCGAGGTGGGCGAGCACACCTTCGCTATCGTCAAGGATACTGTGGACGAGATCATCCGCGTCAGCAACGATGAGATCTGTGCCGCCATCAAGGACGTCTTCGACGACACTCGCGCGGTGATGGAGCCCGCCGGTGCCCTGTCGGTGGCGGGGCTGAAGGCCTATGTGGCGCGCGAAGGCGTCAGCGGCCAGCGCCTCGTGGCCGTCCTGTCCGGCGCCAACATGAACTTCGACCGCCTGCGCTTCGTGGCCGAGCGGGCGGAGCTGGGCGAGCAGCGCGAGGCGCTCTTTGCCGTGACCATTCCCGAGCGGCCCGGAGCCTTCCGCGCCTTCTGCAAGGCCATCGGCCGACGGGTGATCACCGAATTCAACTACCGGCTGAGCGGTCGCGACAGCGCCCATATCTTCGTGGGCATCAGCACTCAGTCGCGCAAGGACGCCCGAATCCTGACCGAGACGCTGAGCCGGCAAGGCTATGCCACCACCGAT includes the following:
- the ilvA gene encoding threonine ammonia-lyase, biosynthetic; the encoded protein is MLNTLIRQILTSRVYDVARETPLEAAANLSRRLHNAVSFKREDLQPVFSFKLRGAYNMIAHLREAERTRGVITASAGNHAQGVAFSAQRLGIRAVIVMPQTTPEIKVDAVRAYGAEVVLAGDSYSDAKAHCDRLVAETGLTFIPPFDDPLVIAGQGTIGDEILRQSHGHLDAVFVPVGGGGLIAGVAGFLKVLMPQVRIIGVEPFEADAMYQSLQAGRRIALDQVGIFADGVAVREVGEHTFAIVKDTVDEIIRVSNDEICAAIKDVFDDTRAVMEPAGALSVAGLKAYVAREGVSGQRLVAVLSGANMNFDRLRFVAERAELGEQREALFAVTIPERPGAFRAFCKAIGRRVITEFNYRLSGRDSAHIFVGISTQSRKDARILTETLSRQGYATTDLSDDEMAKLHIRHLVGGHSPEVRNELVYRFEFPERPGALMEFLDKLGGHWNISLFHYRNHGADFGRVLAGIEVPPAELPEFQRFLEQLGYPYAEEGGNPAYQLFLG